One genomic region from Nocardia vinacea encodes:
- a CDS encoding CoA transferase, whose product MEPLDGYVVVDFSSGIAGAYCTKLLADAGAEVVKVEAPEGDRLRSWSASHAEIASGADGALFGFLACSKHSVVADPDEIDFVDRLLAGADAVVWSRGSSVAEHPSFTPEAIHDRHPHLTVTAITPFGLHGPWQDRPATEFTLQAWSGGIIGLGRGAPDRAPVYVGGRIGEWVAGAYAAAGTLASRVRTLDTGVGELVDLSVLESQILSLTYYSVTFFEALGRLMRPGRGLMVPGVASAKDGMVAVGCGTAQQWFDLCAMVGHPEWIDESAPFSISGRAGDLASEIAPWFAEHTVEEIRELATAFRIPNSLVANGENIAEMEHYRARGSFVANPRDGYTQPAPPFRLGSEPPPAPSPAPRLDEHGERYRATPPVARRDTAKGLPFNGLRVLDMTAFWAGPSCTHLLAMLGAEVIHVESTTRPDGTRLIAGVPLSEEQWWERSPIFSSLNTNKKSVTLDFRSERGIEVLHRLIQSCDVIVENYTPRVLEQIGLDYEKVRSLHPDAIMVRMPGFGLDGPWRDNPAFAYIIEDASGLTWLTGHPDQNPVEPFSIGDPNAGLHALNALLLALEHRRRTGAGMLVEAAMVDAAMNVAAEQVIEHSAYGQLLVRDGNRGPEAAPQNLYRTADIDEYGGNDSWVAVAVATDEQWSGLRDAIGRPDWAMESQLSTASGRREQHDLIDKNLAAWCGQRSAGEIVQILWDAGVPVGKVMQPHRVAELPQLESRGFYEYVEHPVNPTVRHSTVPFTLSDGPERWHTRHAPLLGEHNQEVLAGLGFGESEIAALEADGVIGRAPAMGKGK is encoded by the coding sequence GTCGATTTCTCCAGTGGGATCGCCGGGGCTTATTGTACGAAGCTGCTGGCCGATGCCGGTGCTGAGGTCGTCAAAGTCGAAGCGCCGGAGGGTGATCGGCTGCGAAGCTGGTCGGCGTCGCACGCCGAAATTGCCTCCGGCGCCGACGGTGCGCTGTTCGGTTTCCTCGCGTGCTCGAAGCACAGTGTCGTCGCCGATCCGGATGAGATCGACTTCGTGGACCGACTGTTGGCGGGGGCAGACGCGGTGGTCTGGAGTCGCGGATCGAGTGTCGCGGAGCATCCGTCGTTCACTCCGGAAGCCATTCATGACCGGCATCCCCATCTGACGGTCACCGCGATCACCCCATTCGGTCTGCACGGTCCCTGGCAGGACCGACCGGCTACCGAGTTCACGCTGCAGGCGTGGTCGGGCGGGATCATCGGGCTCGGTCGCGGCGCGCCGGACCGTGCTCCGGTCTATGTCGGAGGCCGGATCGGCGAGTGGGTTGCCGGGGCATATGCCGCGGCCGGCACCCTGGCATCGCGGGTGCGGACCCTCGACACCGGCGTGGGCGAGCTGGTCGACCTGTCCGTACTCGAGAGCCAGATTCTCAGTCTCACTTACTATTCCGTCACATTCTTCGAGGCGCTCGGTCGGTTGATGCGGCCAGGACGAGGGCTCATGGTGCCTGGGGTGGCCAGCGCCAAGGACGGAATGGTGGCTGTCGGGTGCGGGACCGCGCAGCAGTGGTTCGACCTGTGCGCGATGGTCGGGCATCCGGAGTGGATCGATGAGAGCGCGCCGTTCTCGATCAGCGGGCGGGCGGGCGACCTGGCGAGTGAGATCGCCCCGTGGTTCGCCGAGCACACTGTCGAGGAAATCCGGGAACTGGCGACGGCTTTCAGAATTCCCAATTCCCTGGTAGCCAATGGCGAGAACATCGCCGAGATGGAGCATTACCGGGCACGCGGATCATTCGTGGCCAACCCACGCGACGGTTACACCCAACCCGCGCCGCCGTTCCGCTTGGGATCCGAGCCACCGCCCGCACCTAGCCCCGCCCCGCGCCTCGACGAGCACGGGGAACGATATCGCGCCACACCCCCGGTAGCTCGACGAGACACCGCGAAAGGGTTGCCCTTCAACGGACTTCGCGTGCTGGATATGACCGCCTTCTGGGCCGGGCCGTCCTGCACACACTTGCTCGCCATGCTCGGCGCCGAAGTGATCCACGTCGAGTCGACCACTCGCCCCGATGGAACCCGGCTCATCGCCGGTGTCCCGCTCAGCGAGGAACAGTGGTGGGAACGCTCGCCGATCTTCTCGAGCCTGAACACGAATAAGAAGAGCGTCACACTGGACTTCCGGAGCGAGCGCGGGATCGAGGTGCTGCACCGGCTGATCCAGAGCTGCGATGTGATCGTCGAGAACTACACCCCGCGGGTGCTCGAGCAGATCGGGCTCGACTACGAGAAGGTGCGCAGCCTGCACCCCGACGCGATCATGGTCCGGATGCCGGGATTCGGCCTCGACGGGCCGTGGCGGGACAACCCGGCCTTCGCCTACATCATCGAGGATGCGTCCGGACTCACCTGGTTGACCGGGCATCCCGATCAGAACCCGGTCGAGCCGTTCTCGATCGGCGATCCGAATGCCGGTCTGCACGCCCTCAATGCGCTGCTGCTCGCGCTGGAACATCGGCGGCGTACCGGCGCGGGCATGCTCGTCGAGGCGGCGATGGTGGACGCCGCAATGAATGTCGCCGCCGAACAGGTGATCGAGCACTCCGCCTACGGGCAACTCCTTGTGCGCGACGGTAATCGGGGACCGGAGGCGGCACCGCAAAACCTCTACCGGACCGCCGATATCGACGAATACGGCGGCAACGACTCCTGGGTCGCGGTCGCGGTGGCCACCGATGAGCAATGGTCTGGTCTACGCGATGCGATAGGTCGGCCGGACTGGGCGATGGAGTCGCAGCTGTCCACCGCCAGCGGGCGTCGCGAGCAGCACGACCTCATCGACAAGAATCTCGCCGCGTGGTGTGGGCAGCGCAGCGCGGGGGAGATCGTCCAAATCCTTTGGGACGCCGGAGTTCCGGTGGGCAAAGTCATGCAGCCGCATCGCGTCGCCGAACTGCCGCAGCTCGAGTCGCGCGGCTTCTACGAGTACGTCGAGCATCCGGTGAACCCGACGGTCCGGCACAGCACAGTGCCGTTCACGCTGTCGGACGGCCCCGAACGGTGGCACACGCGCCACGCGCCGTTGTTGGGGGAGCACAACCAGGAAGTGCTGGCGGGACTCGGATTCGGTGAATCCGAAATCGCCGCGCTCGAGGCCGACGGCGTCATCGGGCGGGCGCCCGCGATGGGCAAGGGGAAGTGA